The following proteins come from a genomic window of Panicum hallii strain FIL2 chromosome 8, PHallii_v3.1, whole genome shotgun sequence:
- the LOC112902330 gene encoding actin cytoskeleton-regulatory complex protein pan-1-like: MAAAKADADAETRDVGGGAGGAGGGGVGSFSEQRLVEKLNKLNSTAASIQTLSQWCIFHRKKAKRVVDTWEKKFNSATKDKKVSFLYLSNDILQNSKRKGGDFVNEFWRVLPRSLKHVYENGGEDGKKVVARLIGIWDERKVFGTRIESLKYDILGDNPPILDNNGNSSNPSSNPPSNSKVSRKDSGTIVKKLTVGGMPEKIVTAYQPVLDQHFDEDTALNKCKSTVGVLERINKDIGDASTNGNQPASTLISDLQEQEMTLKQCIEQLESVDAARISLINQLKEALSEQESKSVVLRSQLQVARAEAERVIQLRQQLGGALATSATQSSPSPLMITPPEQTTGMVQGSGVRTTPPQSQRLTPATSLPPTVSAVGDESKRSAAAMADKLASLSAPVLSSILSSLAAEQAASINGGSSSGEFSGGPPGFQIEKRPRLEKQAGDMGAPPFFGQAPQVQQQIGAVPTTLGGAQPPTPVPFPPPPPPLPSLLPPLLQQFGQNTGGMIGMGGPFGMMAGSMPPPPPLSNILPAGFPGPSGPPPPPPLPPAQSQPQQQQQQQQQSSQAPQQSPTSTGFFQSSGMSFFPPVQVQQSPSAQRQ, from the exons ATGGCGGCCGCGAAGGCGGATGCAGACGCGGAAACGAGggacgtcggcggcggcgcaggtggcgcgggcggcgggggagtTGGTtccttcagcgagcagaggcTGGTCGAGAAGCTCAACAAGCTCAACAGCACAGCGGCGAGTATTCAGA CACTTTCACAATGGTGCATTTTTCACCGCAAAAAGGCCAAAAGGGTTGTAGACACATGGGAAAAGAAGTTTAATAGTGCAACGAAAGATAAGAAAGTATCATTCCTGTATCTATCGAATGATATCCTGCAAAACAGCAAACGCAAGGGAGGAGACTTTGTGAATGAGTTCTGGAGGGTTCTACCTAGGTCACTGAAACATGTATATGAAAATGGGGGAGAAGATGGAAAGAAAGTGGTGGCAAGATTA ATAGGAATTTGGGATGAACGTAAGGTTTTTGGGACCCGTATTGAAAGTCTGAAATATGACATTCTTGGTGACAACCCTCCTATATTGGATAACAACGGGAATAGTTCAAATCCTAGCTCAAATCCCCCTTCAAATTCCAAAGTTTCACGGAAGGATTCTGGTACAATAGTAAAA AAACTTACTGTTGGTGGGATGCCTGAAAAGATTGTGACTGCATACCAACCGGTCCTTGATCAACATTTTGATGAAGACACAGCTTTAAACAAATGTAAGAGTACTGTTGGTGTTTTGGAGAGGATAAATAAAGATATAGGCGATGCTAGCACCAATG GTAATCAGCCAGCATCGACATTGATTTCCGACCTTCAAGAACAAGAAATGACCCTAAAGCAGTGCATCGAACAACTTGAAAGTGTAGATGCAGCGAGGATATCCCTGATCAATCAATTAAAAGAAGCTCTCAGCGAACAG GAGTCAAAGTCAGTGGTTCTTCGCAGTCAGTTGCAA GTTGCTCGAGCAGAGGCTGAACGTGTCATTCAACTTAGACAACAACTGGGTGGTGCCCTTGCCACTAGCGCAACACAATCTAGTCCTAGTCCGCTCATGATTACTCCACCAGAGCAAACAACTGGTATGGTGCAAGGTTCAGGGGTAAGGACAACACCTCCACAGTCACAGCGACTGACTCCAGCAACCTCACTTCCCCCTACAGTCAGTGCAGTGGGTGACGAGTCCAAGAGGTCGGCAGCAGCTATGGCAGATAAGCTTGCATCTTTGTCAGCACCTGTGCTGAGCTCCATTCTCTCATCTCTTGCCGCTGAGCAAGCTGCTTCCATAAATGGTGGATCATCTTCTGGAGAATTCTCTGGAGGACCACCAGGCTTCCAGATTGAAAAGAGGCCTAGGCTTGAGAAGCAGGCTGGTGATATGGGTGCTCCTCCCTTTTTTGGGCAAGCGCCACAGGTGCAACAGCAGATTGGAGCAGTACCTACTACTCTTGGAGGCGCGCAACCACCAACGCCAGTTCCAtttccaccacctccaccgccattgCCATCTCTATTGCCACCGCTTCTACAACAATTTGGTCAAAATACTGGAGGAATGATCGGAATGGGAGGACCTTTCGGGATGATGGCAGGCTCtatgccacctccacctcctttGTCCAACATTCTGCCGGCAGGTTTCCCGGGACCAAGTgggccacctcctccacctccacttCCACCGGCGCAGAGCCagccccagcagcagcagcagcagcagcagcagtctTCTCAGGCACCACAGCAATCACCGACATCAACTGGATTCTTTCAATCATCAGGCATGAGCTTCTTTCCTCCGGTGCAGGTGCAGCAATCTCCATCTGCCCAACGACAGTGA